A section of the Triticum dicoccoides isolate Atlit2015 ecotype Zavitan chromosome 7A, WEW_v2.0, whole genome shotgun sequence genome encodes:
- the LOC119331513 gene encoding phosphatidylinositol 4-kinase gamma 4-like, protein MSSAGVIALAPMTDDLAFLPIRFDGSRSAHCFSGSQLQDSILIFLAVPGAPPMPMSVLGTDSIASVKLRIQRFKGFVVTKQRLVLDGHELARNNCPVKDYGLADGNVLHLVIRLADLRVINIETASGKKFQFQVDQTRNVKYLKSKLAVEGDEDLDSLEDDDKLEYEGEVLEDHQLIADISNKDDAVIHLFIRKPAKVRTQQVDKDTVVTVDNPQKKENLQNESVVVTPAAPAGGKPAPIIEPIVVNRKVKLSPEVMKMIDSAIAGLENGYTPVMSAEGSGGVYFMQDSSGQKNVAVFKPIDEEPMAENNPRGHPMSTDGEGMKRGTRVGEGALREVAAYILDHPVGDLESGHGVGFSGVPPTALVRSLHRGKSFKFGSLQMFMENDGSCEDMGPRAFPVKEVHKIAVLDIRLANADRHAGNILVSKEEGATCKLIPIDHGYCLPEKFEDCTFEWLYWPQARERFSDETIAYIESLNAEEDIKLLRFHGWELSSSCARVLRISTMLLKKGAARGLTPYDIGRILCRETVNRESVIEDIIQEAEDAVLPGTSENLFLETVSEIIDRHLLVK, encoded by the exons ATGTCGTCAGCTGGTGTCATAGCGCTTGCTCCGATGACCGATGACCTCGCCTTCTTGCCCATCAGGTTTGATGGAAGTCGTTCAGCACACTGCTTCTCCGGGTCACAGCTGCAGGATTCCATTCTCATCTTCCTCGCTGTGCCTGGTGCGCCACCAATGCCGATGAGTGTGCTGGGCACTGATTCCATTGCCTCGGTCAAGCTGCGCATCCAGAGGTTCAAGGGCTTTGTGGTGACAAAGCAGCGGCTTGTGCTTGATGGGCATGAGCTGGCACGCAACAACTGCCCTGTCAAGGATTATGGGCTTGCCGATGGGAATGTTCTGCACCTTGTTATCCGTTTGGCTGACCTCCGGGTAATCAACATTGAGACCGCCAGCGGGAAGAAATTTCAGTTTCAGGTGGACCAGACCCGCAATGTCAAGTACCTCAAGAGTAAGCTTGCAGTGGAGGGCGATGAGGACCTTGATAGCCTGGAggatgatgacaagctcgagtacgAAGGTGAGGTGCTTGAGGACCACCAGTTGATTGCTGATATTAGCAACAAGGATGATGCTGTGATTCATTTGTTCATCCGCAAACCAGCAAAGGTACGAACACAGCAAGTTGATAAGGATACTGTGGTCACAGTTGACAACCCTCAGAAGAAAGAGAACCTTCAGAATGAATCTGTTGTAGTGACCCCTGCAGCACCAGCTGGTGGCAAGCCTGCTCCTATCATCGAACCAATTGTGGTTAACCGGAAGGTGAAGCTGTCACCTGAAGTGATGAAAATGATAGACTCAGCTATAGCTGGTCTTGAGAATGGATATACACCAGTTATGTCAGCAGAAGGTTCAGGGGGTGTTTACTTCATGCAAGACTCATCAGGCCAGAAGAATGTTGCAGTGTTTAAGCCCATCGATGAGGAACCTATGGCTGAAAACAACCCAAGAGGTCATCCAATGTCGACTGACGGGGAAGGCATGAAGAGGGGAACACGTGTAGGGGAAGGTGCACTAAGGGAAGTTGCGGCTTATATTCTCGACCATCCAGTTGGTGATCTTGAATCGGGCCATGGTGTTGGGTTTTCTGGTGTGCCTCCCACAGCATTAGTCCGAAGCTTACATAGGGGAAAGAGCTTCAAGTTTGGATCTCTGCAGATGTTTATGGAGAACGATGGAAGTTGCGAGGATATGGGTCCGCGTGCTTTTCCAGTGAAGGAGGTACACAAAATAGCAGTGTTAGATATTAGGTTAGCGAATGCTGATCGTCATGCAGGGAACATTCTAGTGTCCAAGGAAGAAGGTGCCACCTGCAAGCTGATTCCAATTGATCATGGTTACTGCCTGCCAGAGAAG TTTGAGGATTGTACCTTTGAGTGGCTTTACTGGCCTCAAGCCCGTGAGCGGTTCAGTGATGAAACCATTGCATACATTGAATCTCTCAacgcggaggaggacatcaagcttCTCAGGTTCCACGGGTGGGAGCTGTCTTCGAGCTGCGCCCGCGTCCTGCGCATCAGCACCATGCTCCTGAAGAAGGGCGCGGCACGAGGCCTCACACCCTATGACATAGGACGTATACTGTGCAGGGAAACCGTGAATAGAGAGTCTGTGATCGAGGACATCATCCAGGAAGCGGAGGACGCCGTTCTCCCGGGGACGAGCGAGAACCTGTTCCTGGAGACGGTGTCTGAGATCATAGACCGCCACCTCCTCGTCAAGTAA